The DNA window CTGAAGTATTGGTTCTCTGTCTTGATGATGCGAATGATAATATGTTCATTGCTGATCTTGTTCGTGAACACTATCCGACCGTTAAAATTTTTGTAAGGGCAAAAAATAGAATTGATGCGTACAGTTACCTAAACAACGGTATTGATAATATCTACCGTGAAACATTAGGCACAGCCGTAGATATGGCTATTGATGTTCTTCATGAAACAGGTATGAGAAAATATGCAGCAAGACGACTTGGTCAAAGATTTATGGCTATTGATAAAGCCTCTATAAGAAGACTGGCGAAAATAAAAGAAGAAGATGAAATACTCCTTTTTACCACAAAAGAACTCCTCCAAAGAGAGGAGGAGCTATTGGCATTTGATAATCTTAGTTTTGATAATAAAGATTGGGAAGGCTCTACAACTGTTGAAGAAGAAGAAGAAGATCCTGAAAATTAACTCCCTTAGTGTATGTTTACACTTCCGCCACTGCTTTCCTCTTTGTTTACAGCAGTAACATTCCCTTTTTTATGTACATCAATACTTCCACCTGAAGAAGCGTTAGCATCAATTTTTGATGTTACACTTATTTCAACATTTGCTCCACTTGAAGCTTCAGCTTTTACATTGTCTGCAACAACATTCTCAGCAGAAATACTACTTCCTGAAGAGGAAGTAATCGTGGCATTTTTAGATTTTCCGGATATTGAAATACTTGCCGCAGAAGAGGCGTCAACATCTAAGTCAACAGCCCAGATTTTACCTTCAAAGCTACTGCTGCTACCAGCAGAAATTTCAAAATCATTAGCTTCCAGGTCTCCGGTAATACTTCCGGCACTGGATATTTCTATATCTGTCTTTTCCTGAACAAACTTATCTTTAACTGTAATTTTTCCCGCAGAATTTGCTGCAAGCTTAGTAAAGTCTTTAGTGTAAATTTTTGCAGTTACATTACTTGAATTCATTACTCTGATTCCTGGCTTATAATGAATATGAAGTTTTCCCCCACTATTATCTACAAGAATTTCATTAATAATATTTTCAGGTGCTGAAATAACTACTCTTTCTGTTTCAGATTTTATAATTTGTGCATCAATAGCCTGAGAAACCTCTATTTCATCAAAGTCACCTTTAAATTCCTTTTCCCTTGTAGGTCCGTGATCTTTGTCTGTTACAGTAGACACCCAATCACTTTTTTCTTTGTATTTTCTATCATGTTTTTCATTACACGAGGCTAATACCACGAAAGCTGAAAAGATAAAAAGAGTCGTTTTTTTCATATGTATCAATTTTATAAATTAAGTTTAAGTATTCTATATTAATAACAACTAATGTATAAAAAATATTACAACCGTCTGGATAATTATATTCATTTTCCAAATTAGAAGCACTGCCAATTCCCATCAAAACAGATTTTCCTGCACACTCTTTTTAATCTTTTCAATAAAGACTTTCGTGTCAATACATTAGTTTTTAATATCTTTATCCTTCAATAATAACTAATTTTATGAAAAATATTTCATCGGTATTATTAATTTCTGCTTTGGCATTTAACTACTCTTGTACAACAATGAAAAAAACCGATACTCAACAGGAAATTCCTGTCCCAGATTCTTCTCTTTCGTCAAACCCTTTTATGAAGAAAAGCAAACTTCAGTATGAGGCTCCCGAATTTGATAAAATTAAAAATGAAGATTTTAAACCGGCTTTTGATTTCGGATTAAAACAGCACGATGCTGAAATCGTTACAATTGCTAACAACTCAGCAGCACCTACTTTTGAAAACACGGTCGTTGCTTTAGAAAAGAGCGGCGAAGTTTTAAAAAGAGCATTGACTGTATTTTCAAACTTAACAGGTGCAAATACAAACCCCACATTACAAGCTTTAGATGAGGAATATGCTCCAATTCTGGCAGCTCATTCTGATAAAATGTATCTTAATGATAATCTTTATAAAAGGATAAAGGCCATTAAAGAAGGTGGCTTAGATTCTGAAAGTAAAAGATTATTACAATTCTATAAGCAGAATTTTGAAATTGCAGGTGCTAATCTTTCTGCTGCAGATAAAGAGAAATTAAAGCAAGTAAACCAAGAGCTAGCCTCACTTTCTACTCAATATTCAAATAAATTGTTAGAAGCTAGAAAGCAAGGTGGTGTTTTCTTTTCAGACGCTAAAGAACTTGATGGGCTTTCTCCTGATGAAATTGAAGCGGCAGCAACAGATGCAAAAACAGCAGGACAACCTGGAAAATATCTGTTAGCTTTACAAAATACCACTCAACAACCTTTATTACAAAACCTAAAAAACAGAGCTACCAGAGAAAAGCTTTTTAAAGCTTCATGGTTAAGAGCTGAAAAAGGAGATGCCAATGATACGAGAGAGACAATTGAAAAACTTGCTAAATTAAGACTTAAAAAAGCCCAGATCTTAGGTAAAAAGAGCTTCGCAGAATGGAAACTGCAGGATCAGATGGCAAAGACTCCTGAAGCAGCTACCAAATTAATGAATCAGATTGCAACTCCTGCTGTAGAAACAGCAAGACGAGAGGCAAAAGATATCCAGGATTTAATTGATCAACAAAAAGGGGGTTTCAAAGTAGAGCCCTGGGACTGGACTTTCTATGCTGAACAGGTAAGAAAGGCAAAATTTGATCTAGATGAAAACCAGATCAAACCCTATTTTGAAGTAACAACTGTTTTAGAAAAAGGAGTTTTCTATGCTGCCGAAAAATTCTATGGTCTTACTTTCAAAAAAAGAACAGATCTTCCAACCTATCATCCTGACGTTGTAACTTATGAAGTTTTCGACCATGACGGAAAATCAATTGCCATTTATTATTTAGATTTCTATACCAGAGATTCTAAAAATGGTGGTGCATGGATGAGTAATTTTGTTGAACAGTCTTACCTCTTGGGAACAAAACCAGTCATTGTCAATTGCTATAACTATCAAAAACCAGCTCCTGGAAAACCATCTTTAATTAGTTATGATGATGTTTCCACTATGTTTCATGAGTTTGGCCACTCTATTCACGGAATGTTTGCAAGTCAAAAATATCCTTCTCTTTCAGGAACTAATGTACCAAGAGATTTTGTAGAGTTTCCTTCACAGATTAATGAGCATTGGGCATTAGATCCTATTATTCTAAAAAACTATGCACTTCATTATGAAACTAAACAGCCTATACCACAAGCATTAGTTGATAAGATAAAAAAAGCTGGAACTTTCAATCAAGGTTATATGACAACAGAATTGGTTTCTGCGGCAGAACTTGATATGGATTGGCATACTGTAACGAATGAAAGCCAGTTGATCCCAGTTCTCGATTTTGAAAAACAATCTTTAGAAAAACATGGATTTAACTTGGCAACCGTTCCGCCAAGATACCATACCCCTTATTTTGCACATATTTGGGGTGGTGGATATTCAGCAGGATATTATGCTTACTTATGGTCTGAAACACTAGATAATGATGCTTGGGAATGGATTGAGAATAATGGTGGATTAACAAGAGAAAACGGAGACCGTTTCAGAAAATACATTCTTTCTGTAGGAAACTCTGTAGATTTGAATCAGGCATTTAGAGATTTTACAGGACATGATCCGGATATTAAACCTTTATTGAGAAACAGAGGGTTTATAAAATAAATTTTTAGAGCATTCATTAAGTTGGATGCTTTTTTTGTTTTTAAACATACATGGTCCAAATAAATTCACGTATAAGCACAGAAATTATACCATTGATTCAAATGAAATTTTAATTAATAGAACAAAAACTGTGGTATTTGTGATAAAAATTCGTGATTTTTGTGTTTTAAAAAATAAATAAATGAATTGTCCCTGTTGCTCTGGAAAATCATATGAACAATGTTGTAAGCCTTATCATACAGGAGAAAAACATGCTCCAACAGCAGAAGCTTTAATGCGTTCCCGATTTTCAGCATTTGCTATTCCTAATGGAGAATATTTAATGGAAACCACTCCACCTGGAAAGCGCAAGTTGCATAACAAAAAAGATTTGCAGGAATGGTGTGAAATTAATGAATGGACAAAATTAGAAATTGTCCAAACTCCAGCTTTAAATCATGTTGAATTTAAGGCTTATTATACAGATCAGGATGGAAACCCACAAGTTCATCATGAGTTTTCTGTTTTTCAGAAAATGCATGACCGCTGGTATTATGTTTCTGGAAAATTTTTAGATTAAAATAATCATCAACAATATTGATATTAAAAAAAATGTCCGAAAAAATCGGACATTTCTATTATTTTTTAGTGAGCATCTGTTCCGTCAATTCCATGAGGATGACCATGTGCTAATTCTTCTTCTGTAGCGGGACGTGTGTTTAAAATTTCCACCTGGAAATCTAAAACTTTTCCAGCCATCGGATGGTTAAGGTCAGCTATTACAACTTCTGGCGTTACTTCAACTACCAATGCTTGAAAATTATTCCCTTGATTATCAGACAAAGGCAAAATAGCTCCAACAGGTGGAAGACCAGATTCATTAAACATATCAACTGGTAATTGTGCTATAGCATCCGGTTGTCTGTCACCATAGGCTTCTTCAGGCAGAATAGTAAAAGCTGCTTTATCACCCGCTTTTAAACCAAGGATATTTTGCTCAAACTTTGGGATCATCATTCCTACACCGTGCAAAAATGTAAGTGGATTTTCTGCTGTTGTTTCTTCTACAAGAATCTTACTTCCATCCTCTTCGATTGTGTGAAGTATGTAACTTACAGCTACAACATGATTGTTTTCGATTGTCATATTTTTTCTTTTTTTCGTGAGTCTTTTTTCACGATTAACGGTGCAAATATACTATTTTGATTTATTTAGAGAAGAAATACGAAAAGAGTATTAAAGCAATATCAGATCTTCTACTTTCTATTCTTTGTTTCATTCCTTTTTTTCTGTCTCAACATAAAGAGATACAGACTTTCAACTTTTGTTCTTGCCCAATCGGTTTTACGTAAAAATTTCAACGAAGAATTAATACTTGGATTATCCGTAAAACATTTAATATTAATCTGCTCTCCTAACTTTTCAAATCCTTCATAATATTCAACTAACTCCTCTAGCATAGCATCAAGCCTTTTGCCGTGTAAGGGATCTGGAGATTTTTCGTGCATCTTTTTTTTGTAAAAATAAGAATAAGACTTTAAAATTCTTTAAAATTTAAATAAGTATGCTAAACCACTTCTTGATACTCCGTTTTGTAATCGAAGTGATGATGGCCATTCCGTCAGTTCGAGTGAAATTATTTGAAATGAAATGGAAAATAATTTTGTATCGAGAACTTTTCACTATTTTTAATTATGCAAAGTTCATTTGTCTACATATTACTATGTTCTGATAATACTTATTACACCGGTGTAACAGAAAACGTTTACAAACGTTTTGAAGAACATCAGAATGGAAAACACTTCGACTCATACACGTACGGAAGAAGACCTTTGGACTTAGTTTACTACTGCCATTTTATGGATATCACACAAGCATTCACTTTTGAAAAGAAAATAAAAAAATGGTCGAGGGCTAAAAAACAGGCTCTTATCGAAGACCGTTTTAATGACTTACCTAATCTGGCAAAGAAAAATTTTACGAAATAATGAGAGAGATCACTTTTGCAATAGATCATTAATAGAGGTTTGAAAAACCACTTCTCGATACATTCTACTTCGTTTCATACTCGAAGTGACGACAGTCATTCCGTCAGTTCGAGTGAAATTATTTGAAATGAAATGGAAAATAATTTTGTATCGAGAACCTTCTACTACGAAGTACGATAAACCATTTCTTGATACGCTCCATTCCGTTTCATATGAAGTGACAATTGTTATAATTAACCACACCTAATAGCTCAATCTATTATTAGGTTAGCGAAATTACCATCTAAATTTCACTTTCCCTTTTTTGTTTCTTACATTTGAGTTATGAAAATTCTGCATACTGCCGACTGGCATTTAGGGAAACGTCTGGATCGGTTTTCACGTCTGGAAGAACAGGTTCAGGTTATGAATGAAATTGTTCAAATAGCCGACGTACAAAAGGTAGATCTGATTATTGTAGCCGGGGACCTGTTTGATAACTTCAACCCTAGAGTTGATGCCATTGAGTTGTTTTATAAAACGTTAAAACGTTTATCATTAAATGGGAAGCGTCCTGTTATAGCTATTTCGGGAAATCATGATGCTCCAAGTTTAATTGATGCTCCCGATCCACTTGCCAGAGAATGTGGAATTATTTTAATTGGTCATCCAAAAGCTAAGATTAACCCATTTGAACTGGAAAATTTTACGATTTCAAATTCGGTTGAAGGATTGATCGAGTTACAACTTAATGGTTTAGATTTCCCAATACGAATTTTACATACTCCTTATGCAAACGAGGTCCGATTAAAGGAATATTTTGGAGAGAATAAAGAGGAAGAACTTAATAAAGTTCTAGCTGAAAACTGGAAAAAGCTTGCTGATGAATTTTGTGACACCAATGGCGTCAATATTTTAACAGCTCATTTATATATGAATAAAAGAGGCACAGAACTCATTGAAGAGCCTGAAGGTGAAAAGCCTATTAAAATTGGAGCTGCAGACCTTATTTATTCCGATATTATCCCTGATCAAATTCAATATACTGCTTTGGGACATCTTCACAGTTTTCAGAATATTGGAACAAAAGAAAAACCGGTTGTATATTCTTCTTCACCCCTATGTTATAGCTTCAGTGAAGCTGGACAAACAAAATATGTCAATATTATCGAAGCAGAGCCCAACAAAGAGGTTTCATATGAAAGAGTAGCTCTAAAAAATGGAAAGTCTCTCATTAGAAAAACATTTGATTCTATAGAAAAAACTATTGAATGGTTACTTGAAAATCAAGATACTCTGGTTGAATTGACACTGGAAAGTGAAACATTTTTAAAAGCAGATGAAAGAAAACGTATTTACCAGTCTCACAATGGTATCGTTCACTTGATTCCGAAGGTTAAAAATCAGGATTTCAATGAAAACCATCTTCATGAAATTAATCTGAATCAGGATATTCAATCTTTATTTCAGGATTATTTTAAATCTAAAAATAATGGACAGCAACCTAATGAAGACTTAATGAAAATGTTCAATGAAATTTTAAACGCTTAATCATGATCCCAATTCAAGTAACAATAGAAGGTCTATATTCTTATCAGGAACGTCAGACTATCGATTTCAGAAACCTTACTGAGGCTGGATTGTTCGGAATCTTTGGTTCGGTTGGTTCCGGAAAATCATCTATCCTTGAAGCAATTTCTTTTGCTTTATATGGTGAAACGGAGCGTTTGAATATGCGTGACAAACGAGCTTACAATATGATGAATCTGAAATCAAACAGTTCCTATATTGAATTTGATTTCATAAACCATGAAAATAAATTATTCCGTGCAACCCGAGATTTCAAAAGAAATTCCAAAAAATTTGATGATGTAAAACCTTCCTCTGTAACTTTTTATGAAAAGAGGAATGAAAAATGGATACCACTCGACCATTCTGATGCTGAGCAAATTATAGGATTAAGTTATGCGAATTTTAAGCGTACAATTATTATTCCGCAAGGCCAGTTTAAGGAATTCCTTGAATTGGGAGCAGCAGAAAGAACGAGCATGATGAAGGAAATTTTTAATCTTCAACGGTTTGATTTACAAAACAATGTCTCGGTTTTAAATATCAGAAACAAATCTGAGCTGGATCAATTACAAGGTGAATTGAAAGGATTTGAGGAAATAAGTGCGGAACAGATTAATTCTCAAAAAGAAAATCTTACAAAAGAGCAGCAAAAATACGATCAGGTAAAAAATGAGCATCAACAAGCTTCAGAAAAATATCAGCAATTAAAAAGTCTAAAAACAGATTTTGAAAATTTACAACAAAAGAAAGAGGATTTTGAAAAGATATCTGCTGATAAATTAAAGATTGATGCTTTAGAAAAGAAAACAAATATCTATGATACTGTTTTCAGAATCTTTAATCCTTTGCTAAATGAAAAAAAGAAGCTATCACATGAAATTTCCGCAAGACAAAAAGAGCAGGAAGTCCATATAAAATATGTAGCGGAAACCGAGAAAAATTTCACTAAAATAAGAGAACAGCTTCTATCGCTCCAACCTAAATTTGATGCATTAGGACAGTCAAAAACACAAGAAAATGATTTAGGTTTGATCTTACAAATATTGAAGTTTTCGACTGAAATAAAAACACTTGAAGAAAGGACACAGAAGGGTTCTGAAAAAGTGCAGGAAGTTGAAGAAAAACAAAAGAACACTTTAAAAAAAATAAATGATCTTACTAAGGAGACAGAAGCTTTAAAACCAAAAAAAATTGAGGCTAATTTATTAATTAGTGTTGGAAATTGGTTTGTACACAAAAAAAATCTGAATGATCTCCAACACAAGCAAACCGAAAAACTAATTCATTACAAGGGATTAATCACAAAGGTTTTAGAAGACTTAAAGCCCTTTAATATCAATCCTGAAAATTTTCGAGAAGATTTTAAACTAAAAACAGATTCTTTAGAAACTGGCAGAAAAGAATTATCACAAAAGTTTGACCACCTTAAAATTCAGAATGAATTATCCCGTTTTGCCAACGAATTACATGATGGTGAATCATGTCCACTTTGCGGATCGTTAGAACATCCAAATATTGTCGGATTTCACGATGTGAATACTGAGCTCAATGATATTCAGGAAAAAATACAATCTATCGAAAATGAACTTTTAAAAATTCAAAAACAGACTTCTGAAATTGAAAAAATTCTGGATCGTAAAAAGATCTTTGAAGATCAATTACGAACAGAGCAGGAAGTTTTAAATCAGCTTCAAAAAGAGATATTAACTCATCGTCAAAATTTTATATGGGAAAATTTTAATGCTGATCAAGAAAATGACTTTGAATTAAAACGTCAACAGTCATTTACCATAGAAAAGCAGATGGAACAAATCAGTCAGCTGATTTTAAAGGAAAGAGAAATTCTTGAAAAAGAGCAGGAAACCCTAGAAAAGTATAAAAAAGCTTTGGACGAATTTAAACTGGAAGAAGCAAAAAAAGAAGAACAGATCAACACCAATCGTTCAAATTTAAAGACTTTGAATTGGAATGATTATAAGGACCAATCATATCCTGAGGTTTTCGACCTTCATCAAAAATTAGCTGAATCCAATCTTGATGTTGAAAGAAATTATCAGACTCTAACTAATCAGGAAAAAGAAACTGCGCCCAAACTGGCAGAACAAAAAACCATTGTAAATCAGCTAGCTATCAGGGTTTCAGAGCTAGAAAAAGAAATTTCTTCCAACGAAGAATCATTACAGCTCGCTTTAGCACAACAAGGTTTTACTACATTAATGGATGTTCAAAATATCTTAATAGAAGAAATCCATGTTCAGGAGAAAAGGAATCAAATCCAACAGTTCAGAATTCAGTTTGAAACATTAAAAAACGGAATTCAGGAACTAGAGGTAAAGCTTAAAGATTTCTCTTTTAACAAAGAAGAGTTTCATTCTGTTGAAGATCAATTTAAAATTATTGAAACAACATTAAAGCAAGCTAACGACACTGTTGTTAAAACTATTTCTGAAATTGACAGGCTTGAAAAAGAGTTTAAGAAAAAAGAAAGTCTTCTGAAAAATCTCAGTGAACTTCAGAAGCGATCTGAGAATTTAAAAGTGATGACCAACTTGTTTAAAGCAGCCGGTTTTGTTCAGTACGTTTCATCCATTTATCTAAGACAACTCTGCGATCACGCAAATGTACGATTCCATAAGATGACCAGAAATCAACTGAGTCTCCAACTGAATGAGAACAATGATTTTGAAATAGTTGACTACCTGAATGAGGGACGAACCCGAAGTGTAAAAACATTATCTGGAGGACAGGCATTCCAGGTATCATTAAGTTTGGCTTTAGCTTTAGCAGAAAGTGTACAGGCTACAACAAAAGCAGATAAAAATTTCTTTTTTATAGATGAAGGTTTTGGAACACAGGATGTGGAATCAGTAAATATTGTTTTTGAAACGTTGATGGGGCTCCAAAAGGAAAACAGGATCGTAGGAATTATCTCGCATGTAGAAGAACTTAAAGAAAAAATCCCCGTTTCATTGAGTATTGTAAAAGATGAAGAGCGTGGAAGTCTTATTAAGATCATTTAAATAGCATTTTTCAATCTTCAATATCATATCAAAAAAAACTCCATTGAATTGCTCAATGGAGTTTCTTTGTTTTATAAAGATTTAATGTTAGGTAATACTTCCTGACCAAATAATTCAATAGATTTCATCATCAAATTATGGTCCGGATCCCCTACATCCATGTGTCCAACAAATCTGGTAATACCAAAAATTTCCTTCATATAAGCAATCTTATCAGAAACTTCAGCAAGACTTCCAATAAATAAAGCACCATCTTTACTTCTTCCACCATCATATTGAGCTTTAGTATATGGAGCCCAACCTCTGGAAGATCCTATCCTGTCCATCTGTGACTTATAATTATTGAAATAGCCATCTACCACATTCTGGTCATCACTTACAAAAGTATGAGAATGTATGGCGATCTGCATCTCAGAAATATCGTGTCCAGCATTTTGATATTCCTGTTTATAGAATTCTATCAGGTTTCTAAACTGAATAGGCATTCCACCAATAATCGCCACGACTAATGGCATTCCTAGTTTCGCAGCACTTAAAACTGATTGCGGAGTTCCACCAACAGCTCTCCATATAGGAAGCCTTCCATCATTCTTTGCTCTTGGATAGACCGTTTGATTCTGCATCGGTGCACGAAGCTTTCCTGACCATGAAACATTCTCTTCTGAGTTTATTTTTAACAACAATTCTAACTTCTCATCAAAGAGTTGCTCATAATCATTCAGTGAATATCCATAAAGTGGAAAGGATTCAATAAAACTGCCTCTTCCTACAAATATTTCTGCTCTTCCATCAGAAATAAGGTCTAATGTTGAAAAATCTTCATAAACTTTTACTGGTTCCGATGAACTTAAAACAGTAACACCACTTGCCAGTTTAATATTTTTTGTAATGCTCGCTGCTGCTGCCAATACCATTTCAGGAGAAGAAACAGCATAATCAGGACGATGGTGTTCTCCCATTGCAAAAACGTCGATTCCAACCTCATCCATTAATTTTACCTGTTCGAGAATTTCTCTGATTTTTACTCCGGCATCTTTATATTTCCCTGTTGTCTGGTCAAAAGCTAAATCACCAAACATTCCTATTCCTAATTCCATATTGTATGTTTTTAATTTATCTCAAAATTACAGGAATCAAAAATCAAAAACATTGATCAATGGTAAGAATGGAAATCAAGATTATTAAATGAAATTACCATCCATAATCTTGACCTTTATAAAAAAACAACTGAAATAATTAGATAATACTAGGAAAAATAAATCCATGTCTTGATAATAAAAGTAGCATAGTTAATCTATGCCACTTTTATTTTTTGCTCTACTCCATTCCAGAATTCCCAGAATAAGCATTATTATTAAAAGAATAATCTGAACAAAAAAATAATTATCTCCTTTATCCAATACTTGGATACCATTCGTCAGTATTAAGAATACATATGCAATAAATGCCATTCTTTCATTTCGTTTCCACGCAATAATTGCCAACAGAAAAAATAGTATAAAACAGGAAATTTCAAAAATAATACGCCATGTGCTATCTCTTGCAAATAAAGGAGTAAGAGCTAATATGAGGACTGAAAACATTAAAGCATATTTAAATTTCATATCTTAAATTTTATTTTCCACCTCCATTTCTCACACATCCCTGATAATCACTTTCTGCATCCGAATTACAGACTACCATATGGGCGGTAGCTATACCTCCTGCAATAACTCCACCAACTCCACCAGTAAATACACCAACTAAAACTGATCCACCTATTTCTATAGCATAATCTCTCATACATCTATTAGAAGCTGTCATAAAAGCAGAATGACAATTTCTTCTACCTGTAAGGGTACCATTTTCATTATAGCCAAGCTGTTGATCTATTTCATTCGTTAGCATTTTCCTTCTTTCTCCTTCATTATATTTGGAATAAAAATCTGAGTTAGAATCTCTAAAACTCTTGCTATTATCCCTTAATTTTTCATACATAGAAATTAATTCTTTACTATGTTCAACTTTCGCAGATTTATACAATATTTCCAGCTCTTCGACTGTATTTATTCTATTTATTCCTGATTGAATTACAGAAAAGTTGGCATTCTTTTCATTGTCAAGAATACTTTTAATTTCAGACTGAATGCTGAGTTGAACGGACACATAATTAGATAAAGCTTCTGAACTTAATTTCCCATTCTTTAAAGAAACTTTTTGAGTTACGTCCGCATTAGAATCTTTTCCAGTAGATAAATCTTCATTAGAAGAACATGACTGAAAAACCAGCAGGAACATTGTTCCTACTATAAATAATTTTTTTCTCATTGTGTTGTGTTTTTGTTTGTTGTCTTCCAAAACTATAAAAGTAAGAACGTTCTTAGTGCATCATCGTATTGTATCTTTTTTGTGTTTTTACTGTACACGCGTCATGTGATTTGTACATTTTTTTTGCATATTTGTATAAAAATGCGAGATGCAAAAAGAAAAATTACGTTTGATTAGAAAGAAAAAGGGATACACTCAGCAGCAGATTGCTGATATCATTGCTACCGATGTCTCCAACTATAGTAGAAAGGAAAGTGGGGATGTGAAAATAGTACGAGCCGAATGGGAAAAAATAGCTAATTTCTTAGATGTCACCATGGAAGAGATCTATGAAGAAGATGATGCTCAAATCGTAGTTAATAACGACCATCCTGTTTTTAATGACAGTTCGGCATCTGGTATCTATCAATATAATAATAGTACAATTCCTCTTTCTATCGTTGAGAACCTTCAGGAATATATTTCTTTATTAAAAGAAGAAAATCGAAAATTAAATGAAGAAATTAAAAGCTTAAAAGGAAAAAAATAAGTCTACAATTCTTTAAGAGGATCCCAGAAAAGCTGTTTGAAGTTTTTGATTCTAAAATTCTCAACTACAACACCCTCTGCTTCAAGCTTAGGCTGAAACTCTTTTACCGATAAAGTTCCGGAACTTGAAATAACCCGATGTGCCGGAACATCTTTTGGGCAACCGCCCATGGCTTTTCCAACATGTCGGGAATGATTTGGATAACCCACTGCTTTTGCTATTGCTCCATACGAAGAAACCCGGCCTTTTGGAATAAGCCTGGTTATTTCATAAATCTGTTGCTTGAAAACCTCGTCCATATCAGGTATATTAAGATTATTTAATTATTTGCATCATTTTTGAACTATAATAATTTCAATGATGTTTCTCATTAAAAATATAAAGTTATGAAAAAATCATTCTTCAGCCTTCTGAATAAAATCAATAAAAAGATTTTACCTAAATTAAGTGATAAAGATCCAGGCTCTCTAACAAAGATCCAAAAAGGCATTTTGGCCTATCGATACTTTGTACTTATTAATTCTATGGATTAGCTGCCTATTATTTTGCATCTCATTACAAACCTGATATTTTTTTATTTATTCCCACATCTATCAGATTGCATGAATATTTTTCATATCCCAACAAATAAAAAACGCTCCAACAAAGTGAAGCGTTTTTTATATTTTTTTCTCACGA is part of the Chryseobacterium paludis genome and encodes:
- a CDS encoding MGMT family protein, which translates into the protein MDEVFKQQIYEITRLIPKGRVSSYGAIAKAVGYPNHSRHVGKAMGGCPKDVPAHRVISSSGTLSVKEFQPKLEAEGVVVENFRIKNFKQLFWDPLKEL
- a CDS encoding LLM class flavin-dependent oxidoreductase; its protein translation is MELGIGMFGDLAFDQTTGKYKDAGVKIREILEQVKLMDEVGIDVFAMGEHHRPDYAVSSPEMVLAAAASITKNIKLASGVTVLSSSEPVKVYEDFSTLDLISDGRAEIFVGRGSFIESFPLYGYSLNDYEQLFDEKLELLLKINSEENVSWSGKLRAPMQNQTVYPRAKNDGRLPIWRAVGGTPQSVLSAAKLGMPLVVAIIGGMPIQFRNLIEFYKQEYQNAGHDISEMQIAIHSHTFVSDDQNVVDGYFNNYKSQMDRIGSSRGWAPYTKAQYDGGRSKDGALFIGSLAEVSDKIAYMKEIFGITRFVGHMDVGDPDHNLMMKSIELFGQEVLPNIKSL
- a CDS encoding AAA family ATPase, whose amino-acid sequence is MIPIQVTIEGLYSYQERQTIDFRNLTEAGLFGIFGSVGSGKSSILEAISFALYGETERLNMRDKRAYNMMNLKSNSSYIEFDFINHENKLFRATRDFKRNSKKFDDVKPSSVTFYEKRNEKWIPLDHSDAEQIIGLSYANFKRTIIIPQGQFKEFLELGAAERTSMMKEIFNLQRFDLQNNVSVLNIRNKSELDQLQGELKGFEEISAEQINSQKENLTKEQQKYDQVKNEHQQASEKYQQLKSLKTDFENLQQKKEDFEKISADKLKIDALEKKTNIYDTVFRIFNPLLNEKKKLSHEISARQKEQEVHIKYVAETEKNFTKIREQLLSLQPKFDALGQSKTQENDLGLILQILKFSTEIKTLEERTQKGSEKVQEVEEKQKNTLKKINDLTKETEALKPKKIEANLLISVGNWFVHKKNLNDLQHKQTEKLIHYKGLITKVLEDLKPFNINPENFREDFKLKTDSLETGRKELSQKFDHLKIQNELSRFANELHDGESCPLCGSLEHPNIVGFHDVNTELNDIQEKIQSIENELLKIQKQTSEIEKILDRKKIFEDQLRTEQEVLNQLQKEILTHRQNFIWENFNADQENDFELKRQQSFTIEKQMEQISQLILKEREILEKEQETLEKYKKALDEFKLEEAKKEEQINTNRSNLKTLNWNDYKDQSYPEVFDLHQKLAESNLDVERNYQTLTNQEKETAPKLAEQKTIVNQLAIRVSELEKEISSNEESLQLALAQQGFTTLMDVQNILIEEIHVQEKRNQIQQFRIQFETLKNGIQELEVKLKDFSFNKEEFHSVEDQFKIIETTLKQANDTVVKTISEIDRLEKEFKKKESLLKNLSELQKRSENLKVMTNLFKAAGFVQYVSSIYLRQLCDHANVRFHKMTRNQLSLQLNENNDFEIVDYLNEGRTRSVKTLSGGQAFQVSLSLALALAESVQATTKADKNFFFIDEGFGTQDVESVNIVFETLMGLQKENRIVGIISHVEELKEKIPVSLSIVKDEERGSLIKII
- a CDS encoding helix-turn-helix transcriptional regulator produces the protein MQKEKLRLIRKKKGYTQQQIADIIATDVSNYSRKESGDVKIVRAEWEKIANFLDVTMEEIYEEDDAQIVVNNDHPVFNDSSASGIYQYNNSTIPLSIVENLQEYISLLKEENRKLNEEIKSLKGKK